One Streptomyces sp. NBC_00223 genomic window carries:
- a CDS encoding lipid II flippase MurJ has protein sequence MTAAYEAVPPGNSRIRKAPRRHGLARAAGVTAALSAAGSGLGLVRDQAIAHLFGAGAESDAFLVAWTVPEMAATVLIEDAMALLMVPAFSAVLARGAARGGVRGLVRGTLPRLLVLLGVLTAGLVAGAPYVVRVLAPGLADPRAAVDCTRLTAFTVLTFGVAGYLSAALRAHRRFLPPGAIYVAYNVGIVATLLVLHDRFGVRTAAAGVAVGGALMIAVQLPSFTRILRHGPGTLAGVERAPDATLPAPTTDEQPALPTPEPAPGPAPRPTTAGGCPPPRPQPPTPALPVPTTGEGPAAAAQGSPTTAAAAVPPATAGEAVPRLTTDSGHPPTPPQPHAPALPAPTARAAATTTAQGREDAAAGEGPAAAGARPWTATPAGEQPTTSAPEPTAAGEGPAAAGARPPVAATTPLTPAAGGPVGVGVQRQALGLALVAPVVLFTLGRQAQVLLERYFASPLPAGAISHLNYAQKVAQLPMALSLMICTVTFPVVSRALAEGDRERAGKRVERDLALACLVVLLGTAYVVACAPQIVHVLFQRGEFDAADTAATARVMRVYALGLLGQSLVGALVRPYFSAARPTWYPAAAMAVGLLVTGVVDATATGPWGVYGIAAGNAGGITVTAALLLRGLGSRSVAVRARAVAPGLARTVLAAAVAAAAGWALTTRVPDPLTAALACGLAVPAAFAAAAAAVRAPEVPYLLATVTRRARP, from the coding sequence ATGACCGCCGCGTACGAGGCTGTGCCGCCGGGGAACTCCCGCATCCGCAAAGCCCCCCGGCGGCACGGCCTCGCGCGGGCCGCCGGGGTGACGGCCGCGCTGTCCGCGGCCGGGTCGGGCCTCGGGCTGGTGCGCGACCAGGCCATCGCGCACCTCTTCGGGGCCGGGGCCGAGAGCGACGCGTTCCTGGTGGCCTGGACGGTGCCGGAGATGGCCGCGACCGTGCTGATCGAGGACGCGATGGCGCTGCTGATGGTCCCCGCGTTCAGCGCGGTGCTGGCCAGGGGGGCGGCGCGCGGCGGTGTACGCGGCCTGGTCCGGGGTACGTTGCCGCGGCTGCTGGTGCTGCTCGGGGTGCTGACCGCCGGGTTGGTGGCGGGGGCACCGTATGTCGTGCGGGTGCTGGCCCCCGGTCTGGCCGATCCGCGCGCGGCGGTGGACTGCACCCGGCTGACCGCGTTCACCGTGCTCACGTTCGGCGTCGCGGGTTATCTCAGCGCGGCGCTGCGGGCGCACCGCCGCTTCCTGCCTCCCGGCGCGATCTATGTGGCGTACAACGTGGGGATCGTCGCCACCCTCCTGGTCCTGCACGACCGCTTCGGCGTACGGACGGCGGCCGCCGGGGTCGCGGTGGGCGGCGCCCTCATGATCGCGGTCCAACTCCCCTCCTTCACCCGCATCCTGCGCCACGGCCCCGGCACCCTGGCAGGCGTCGAGCGAGCGCCCGACGCCACGCTTCCCGCGCCCACCACCGACGAACAACCGGCCCTCCCGACACCGGAACCCGCCCCCGGGCCGGCACCCCGACCCACCACTGCCGGCGGCTGCCCGCCGCCCCGACCGCAGCCGCCCACCCCCGCGCTACCCGTGCCCACCACGGGCGAGGGCCCGGCGGCCGCCGCCCAGGGCAGCCCGACGACCGCCGCGGCAGCCGTACCCCCGGCCACCGCCGGTGAGGCAGTACCCCGACTCACCACCGACAGCGGCCACCCCCCGACCCCGCCGCAGCCGCATGCCCCCGCGCTACCCGCCCCCACCGCACGCGCCGCGGCAACCACCACCGCACAAGGTCGCGAAGACGCCGCCGCAGGCGAGGGACCGGCGGCCGCCGGAGCCCGGCCGTGGACGGCCACCCCCGCAGGGGAGCAGCCGACGACCTCGGCACCAGAGCCCACCGCCGCAGGCGAGGGACCGGCGGCCGCCGGAGCCCGGCCACCGGTGGCCGCCACCACGCCGCTCACGCCCGCCGCAGGCGGGCCCGTGGGCGTTGGAGTTCAGCGCCAGGCGCTGGGCCTGGCGCTGGTCGCTCCTGTCGTGCTGTTCACGCTCGGCCGCCAGGCCCAAGTGCTGCTGGAGCGGTACTTCGCCTCCCCCCTCCCCGCGGGAGCGATCTCGCACCTCAACTACGCCCAGAAAGTCGCCCAGTTGCCGATGGCGCTGTCGCTGATGATCTGCACGGTCACCTTCCCCGTCGTCTCGCGCGCGCTCGCCGAGGGCGACCGGGAGCGAGCCGGGAAGCGGGTCGAGCGGGACCTCGCGCTCGCCTGTCTGGTCGTGCTGCTCGGCACCGCGTACGTCGTCGCGTGCGCCCCGCAGATCGTCCATGTGCTCTTCCAGCGCGGGGAGTTCGACGCCGCCGACACCGCCGCGACGGCCCGGGTGATGCGGGTGTACGCGCTGGGCCTGCTCGGCCAGAGCCTCGTGGGCGCGCTGGTCAGACCGTACTTCTCGGCGGCCCGCCCGACCTGGTACCCGGCCGCCGCGATGGCCGTCGGCCTGCTGGTCACCGGCGTGGTGGACGCCACCGCGACCGGCCCGTGGGGGGTGTACGGGATCGCCGCGGGCAACGCGGGCGGCATCACCGTCACCGCCGCGCTGCTGCTGCGCGGGCTCGGGTCCCGCAGCGTCGCCGTACGGGCCCGCGCGGTCGCCCCCGGCCTGGCCCGCACCGTGCTGGCCGCCGCCGTCGCGGCCGCCGCCGGGTGGGCGCTGACCACGCGGGTGCCCGACCCGCTGACCGCCGCGCTGGCCTGCGGGCTGGCCGTACCCGCCGCGTTCGCCGCCGCGGCCGCGGCCGTACGCGCGCCCGAAGTCCCGTATCTGCTCGCCACCGTGACACGAAGGGCTCGCCCATGA
- a CDS encoding polysaccharide deacetylase family protein encodes MTADLVTTGATPRAARRAPWTLMYHSVGDPRNDPYQVTVSPDRLSRHLRWLSRRGLNGVSMRELLAARAEGRAGRLVGLTFDDGYADFLETALPLLHQLGHTATVFVLPGRLGGTNTWDEEGPRRSLLTADGIRQARAAGMEIGCHGLAHRDLTALDDAALTAEVAHSRQLLTEITGAVPGGFCYPYGAVDPRVLLAVRRAGYAYACAVDPGPLAGLHALPRTYAGERDSSARLHVKRFLHRIRRTELTALPGEIA; translated from the coding sequence ATGACCGCAGACCTCGTCACCACCGGAGCGACCCCCCGCGCCGCGCGCCGCGCGCCCTGGACGCTGATGTACCACTCGGTGGGCGACCCGAGGAACGACCCCTACCAGGTCACCGTCAGCCCCGACCGGCTCTCCCGGCATCTGCGCTGGCTCAGCCGCCGGGGGCTGAACGGCGTCAGCATGCGCGAACTGCTCGCCGCCCGCGCCGAGGGCCGGGCCGGTCGGCTGGTCGGGCTGACCTTCGACGACGGCTACGCCGACTTCCTGGAGACCGCGCTGCCGCTGCTGCACCAACTCGGCCACACGGCAACGGTGTTCGTGCTGCCCGGGCGGCTCGGCGGCACCAACACCTGGGACGAGGAGGGCCCGCGCCGGTCGCTGCTCACCGCGGACGGCATCCGGCAGGCCCGCGCGGCCGGCATGGAGATCGGCTGCCACGGCCTGGCCCACCGCGATCTCACCGCCCTGGACGACGCCGCGCTGACCGCCGAAGTCGCCCACAGCCGCCAGCTGTTGACCGAGATCACCGGCGCGGTACCGGGCGGCTTCTGCTACCCGTACGGCGCCGTCGACCCCCGGGTCCTGCTCGCCGTGCGCCGGGCCGGATACGCCTACGCCTGCGCGGTGGACCCGGGCCCGCTCGCGGGACTGCACGCCCTGCCCCGCACCTACGCGGGTGAGCGCGACAGCTCCGCCCGCCTGCACGTCAAACGCTTCCTGCACCGCATTCGCCGCACCGAACTCACGGCACTCCCAGGAGAGATCGCATGA
- a CDS encoding glycosyltransferase has product MKVLHIITGLGVGGAERQLRLLLRHLTADCEVVTLTNPGPLADAIREDGVPVTHLGMRGNRDLSALPRLTSLIRSGRYDLVHTHLYRACVYGRPAARLAGVRAVVATEHSLGATQIEGRPLSFGTRALYRATERLGKGTLAVSPTVAHRLDEWGVPSPRVHLVPNGVEPSHLRFDPAVRAETRDRLGIPRDAFVVGGVGRQVPGKNFDTLIRAVAGSPDTHLLLVGDGPERFGLLRLIHQLRLASRVHLTEGEVPGLLAAMDLFVSLSTEEAFGVAVVEALAAGLPALYTACPAVEDLASEEAPGARRITREELAAVLREERLAGPRRLPVPAAVERYDIARTAERVMALYAQATERRRWFRRTPAASAAGASAGALPAARDAQQNGAVPAPAAPSASASVAAQATGPAASAAPAEK; this is encoded by the coding sequence ATGAAGGTACTGCACATCATCACCGGACTCGGGGTCGGCGGGGCCGAGCGGCAGTTGCGGCTGCTGCTGCGGCACCTGACCGCCGACTGCGAGGTCGTCACGCTCACCAACCCCGGCCCGCTGGCCGACGCGATCCGCGAGGACGGTGTCCCGGTCACCCACCTCGGGATGCGCGGCAACCGCGATCTGAGCGCGCTGCCCCGGCTCACCTCCCTGATCCGCTCCGGGCGTTACGACCTCGTGCACACCCACCTCTACCGCGCCTGCGTGTACGGGCGGCCCGCCGCGCGGCTGGCCGGGGTGCGCGCGGTCGTCGCCACCGAGCACTCGCTCGGCGCCACGCAGATCGAGGGACGTCCGCTGAGCTTCGGCACCCGGGCCCTGTACCGGGCGACCGAACGGCTCGGCAAGGGCACCCTCGCGGTCTCCCCGACCGTCGCCCACCGCCTCGACGAGTGGGGCGTCCCCTCGCCGCGCGTGCATCTCGTGCCCAACGGCGTCGAGCCGTCGCACCTCCGCTTCGACCCGGCCGTCCGCGCCGAGACGCGTGACCGGCTCGGCATCCCCCGGGACGCCTTCGTGGTCGGCGGGGTGGGCCGCCAGGTCCCCGGCAAGAACTTCGACACCCTGATCCGCGCGGTGGCCGGTTCCCCCGACACCCATCTGCTGCTGGTGGGCGACGGGCCCGAGCGGTTCGGGCTGCTGCGGCTGATCCACCAGCTGCGGCTGGCCTCGCGGGTCCATCTGACCGAGGGCGAGGTGCCCGGACTCCTCGCCGCCATGGACCTGTTCGTGTCCCTCTCGACGGAGGAGGCGTTCGGCGTCGCCGTCGTCGAGGCGCTGGCGGCCGGGCTGCCCGCGCTGTACACGGCCTGCCCCGCCGTGGAGGACCTGGCGTCCGAGGAGGCTCCCGGGGCGCGTCGGATCACCCGGGAGGAGCTGGCCGCCGTCCTCCGCGAGGAGCGGCTGGCCGGACCGCGCCGGCTGCCGGTGCCCGCCGCCGTCGAGCGGTACGACATCGCCCGTACGGCCGAGCGCGTGATGGCGCTGTACGCGCAGGCCACCGAGCGGCGGCGGTGGTTCCGCCGTACGCCGGCGGCGAGCGCGGCGGGGGCCTCGGCCGGAGCGCTGCCGGCCGCGCGGGACGCCCAGCAGAACGGCGCCGTACCCGCGCCCGCCGCCCCTTCCGCATCCGCTTCTGTCGCCGCGCAGGCCACCGGGCCCGCCGCGTCGGCCGCGCCCGCCGAGAAGTGA
- a CDS encoding lipopolysaccharide biosynthesis protein: MDEIRDPGGPAPRRRVPPWLPLPLGIAIGLLGGLGYGLTATPMYSATSYVMVVPKQAGDSATALGFAQAYGRVATASAVLAGAQGSARTSAAVLKGHVRTETSPDAPMIAVTGTATRGTTAARIANAVARSLTATGDRDAASTGVRLLVFAPADPPASPASPSAALSGAVGASAGGLLGALALLVRPKERRYEREAAAVPAPVRSEPARAAV; the protein is encoded by the coding sequence ATGGACGAGATCCGCGACCCCGGCGGGCCCGCTCCCCGCCGACGCGTGCCGCCGTGGCTGCCGCTGCCACTCGGCATCGCGATCGGGCTGCTCGGCGGGCTGGGCTACGGCCTGACGGCGACCCCGATGTACTCCGCGACCAGCTATGTGATGGTCGTACCGAAACAGGCGGGCGACTCCGCGACCGCCCTCGGCTTCGCCCAGGCGTACGGCCGGGTCGCCACGGCGTCCGCCGTACTCGCGGGCGCCCAGGGCTCGGCCCGCACCTCCGCCGCGGTGCTCAAGGGCCATGTGCGGACGGAGACGTCCCCCGACGCGCCGATGATCGCGGTGACCGGCACGGCGACGCGCGGGACGACCGCGGCCCGCATCGCCAACGCCGTCGCCCGCTCGCTCACCGCGACCGGTGACCGCGACGCGGCGAGCACCGGCGTACGCCTGCTGGTCTTCGCGCCCGCCGACCCGCCCGCTTCCCCCGCCTCGCCGTCCGCCGCCCTGTCCGGCGCGGTCGGCGCGAGCGCGGGCGGCCTGCTGGGCGCGCTGGCGCTGCTCGTACGGCCGAAGGAACGGCGGTACGAGCGGGAGGCGGCGGCCGTACCGGCTCCGGTACGGTCCGAACCCGCCCGGGCGGCGGTGTGA
- a CDS encoding GNAT family N-acetyltransferase yields MTSAAPSRPVPVRAAPALSVGVCRDPREFAALAPQWAALMSRCPAATPFQSHAWLHSWWLSYGVPGRLRLVLVRRGPRLVAAAALTLVYRPLPVLVPLGGDITDYTDVLIDADDTGEATAALALGVRRAARGALVDLREVRPGAAAERLYDVWRGPKRRLADSVCLELPGLPMERLIARVGSSRGQRIRSDLRKLAAAGIEEHEAAPHEVPAAVATMLRLHRAQWQGRGVTPEHVRPRFAAHLTRAARLMVASGEAVVTEFRRGGEVVAANLVVLSPGLAGGYLFGAHPGLRAAKVDVTTLLMRHGVRHAAGGGRSALSLLRGAEPYKSHWRPERRVNQRLLLARRPLAPVLRTYAALATARTRLTSAAARRLPALRAWHARLNDHLARPARA; encoded by the coding sequence GTGACCTCCGCGGCGCCCTCCCGGCCGGTGCCCGTACGGGCCGCCCCCGCGCTGTCGGTCGGCGTCTGCCGCGACCCGCGGGAGTTCGCCGCCCTCGCCCCACAGTGGGCCGCGCTGATGAGCCGCTGCCCGGCGGCGACACCCTTCCAGAGCCACGCGTGGCTGCACTCCTGGTGGCTGTCGTACGGCGTCCCCGGCCGGCTGCGGCTGGTGCTGGTCCGCCGCGGCCCCCGCCTGGTCGCGGCGGCCGCGCTGACCCTCGTGTACCGCCCGCTGCCGGTGCTCGTCCCGCTCGGCGGCGACATCACCGACTACACCGACGTGCTGATCGACGCCGACGACACCGGGGAGGCGACCGCCGCACTGGCCCTCGGGGTACGGCGGGCGGCGCGCGGCGCGCTGGTCGATCTGCGCGAGGTGCGGCCGGGCGCGGCGGCCGAGCGGCTGTACGACGTCTGGCGCGGGCCGAAGCGGCGGCTCGCGGACTCGGTGTGCCTGGAGCTGCCGGGCCTGCCGATGGAGCGGCTGATCGCCAGGGTCGGCAGCTCACGCGGCCAGCGGATCCGCTCCGACCTGCGGAAACTGGCCGCCGCCGGTATCGAGGAGCACGAGGCCGCGCCGCACGAGGTACCGGCCGCCGTGGCGACGATGCTGCGGCTGCACCGGGCGCAGTGGCAGGGCCGCGGGGTGACGCCCGAGCATGTACGGCCGAGGTTCGCCGCGCATCTGACCCGTGCCGCGCGGCTGATGGTGGCCTCGGGGGAGGCGGTGGTCACGGAGTTCCGCCGGGGCGGCGAGGTGGTCGCGGCGAATCTGGTCGTGCTCTCGCCGGGCCTCGCGGGCGGCTATCTCTTCGGCGCCCACCCCGGTCTGCGCGCGGCGAAGGTCGATGTCACCACGCTGCTGATGCGGCACGGCGTACGGCACGCGGCGGGCGGCGGCCGTTCCGCGCTGAGCCTGCTGCGCGGCGCGGAACCGTACAAGTCGCACTGGCGGCCGGAGCGTCGGGTCAACCAGCGCCTGCTGCTGGCCCGCCGCCCGCTCGCCCCCGTCCTCCGCACCTACGCCGCCCTGGCGACGGCCCGCACCCGCCTGACCTCCGCGGCGGCCCGCCGCCTCCCCGCCCTCCGCGCCTGGCACGCCCGCCTCAACGACCACCTCGCGCGCCCCGCGAGGGCCTGA
- a CDS encoding carboxymuconolactone decarboxylase family protein yields MQARMKNPAQIVPGAMPAVLDLYKATSKGGVASATLELVHLRASQINGCSACVDAGARAAKKGGESDERLFAVAAWREAPYFTDAERAALALTEAATRIADGAPGVTDEIWAAAAAHYDEEQLAAIVLMIGVTNLFNRLNGATRMVAGPNAW; encoded by the coding sequence ATGCAGGCACGTATGAAGAACCCGGCGCAGATCGTCCCCGGCGCGATGCCGGCGGTCCTCGACCTGTACAAGGCCACCTCGAAGGGTGGGGTGGCGTCGGCCACGCTGGAGCTGGTCCATCTGCGGGCCAGCCAGATCAACGGGTGCAGCGCGTGCGTCGACGCGGGCGCGCGGGCCGCCAAAAAGGGCGGAGAGAGCGACGAACGGCTCTTCGCGGTCGCGGCCTGGCGTGAGGCGCCGTACTTCACCGACGCCGAGCGGGCCGCGCTCGCGCTCACCGAGGCGGCGACCCGGATCGCCGACGGCGCGCCGGGCGTCACCGACGAGATCTGGGCGGCGGCCGCCGCGCACTACGACGAGGAACAGCTCGCCGCGATCGTCCTGATGATCGGCGTGACCAACCTCTTCAACCGGCTCAACGGCGCGACCCGCATGGTGGCGGGCCCGAACGCCTGGTGA
- a CDS encoding glycoside hydrolase family 26 protein, translated as MADRRQWWTRTGLGAVAAALLLSGPATSALGDEATPGSGAVADSASEETTAASSGSADPAASAPFFAVPLAGELSPLGAFTDSGADGVASLAELQTWLGGTEVRVGHTYLPGDNWESIEGDDELLQPWAQWTRAASGRMFVLNVPMQQNNEDHLSDQEVRDRIRSGARGANDAHFTALARRLVKLGVPDTVIVLGWEMNGTTYTHRCGPDPADWKTYWKRIVTAMRAVPGQHFRFDFAPNRGQDAIAWTECYPGDASVDVIGMDSYDQPRGETFFDEVTEPYGLQAQVDFAAAHKKPISYPEWGLFRNGDDPDYMSLMLEWIFAHRPLYQTLTDYCPHGVLQCTENPKASQVYRALLYARKTAPAGGTAAAASPGGTPTPTPTPTPTSAPAVTGAGSAAPAGASAASCVPMELTDTLKVTYDSGQVCVELRPRESAAPVATP; from the coding sequence ATGGCCGACCGCCGTCAGTGGTGGACGAGAACGGGCCTCGGAGCGGTCGCGGCCGCCCTGCTGCTGTCCGGCCCGGCGACGTCCGCGCTCGGCGACGAGGCGACGCCCGGCTCCGGCGCAGTCGCCGACTCCGCTTCCGAAGAGACGACGGCCGCTTCCTCTGGATCCGCCGACCCGGCCGCGTCCGCGCCCTTCTTCGCCGTCCCGCTCGCGGGCGAGCTGTCCCCGCTGGGCGCGTTCACCGACTCGGGCGCCGACGGTGTGGCGAGCCTGGCCGAGCTCCAGACCTGGCTCGGCGGCACCGAGGTCCGGGTCGGCCACACCTATCTGCCCGGCGACAACTGGGAGAGCATCGAGGGCGACGACGAACTGCTCCAGCCCTGGGCGCAGTGGACCCGGGCCGCGTCCGGCCGGATGTTCGTGCTCAACGTGCCGATGCAGCAGAACAACGAGGACCACCTCTCCGACCAGGAGGTGCGCGACCGGATCCGCTCGGGCGCGCGCGGCGCGAACGACGCCCACTTCACGGCCCTCGCCCGCCGCCTGGTGAAGCTGGGCGTGCCCGACACGGTGATCGTGCTCGGCTGGGAGATGAACGGCACCACCTACACCCATCGCTGCGGCCCCGATCCGGCGGACTGGAAGACGTACTGGAAGCGGATCGTCACCGCCATGCGGGCGGTGCCCGGGCAGCACTTCCGCTTCGACTTCGCGCCGAACCGCGGCCAGGACGCCATCGCCTGGACCGAGTGCTACCCGGGCGACGCCTCCGTCGACGTCATCGGCATGGACTCCTACGATCAGCCGCGCGGCGAGACCTTCTTCGACGAGGTGACCGAACCGTACGGACTCCAGGCGCAGGTGGACTTCGCGGCCGCGCACAAGAAGCCGATCTCGTACCCGGAGTGGGGGCTGTTCAGGAACGGCGACGACCCCGACTACATGAGCCTGATGCTGGAGTGGATCTTCGCGCACCGGCCGCTCTACCAGACGCTCACCGACTACTGCCCGCACGGTGTGCTCCAGTGCACGGAGAACCCGAAGGCGTCGCAGGTGTACCGGGCGCTGCTGTACGCGCGGAAGACCGCGCCCGCCGGGGGTACGGCGGCGGCCGCGAGTCCGGGCGGCACGCCGACGCCGACTCCGACACCAACGCCGACTTCGGCCCCGGCCGTCACGGGTGCGGGGAGCGCCGCGCCGGCCGGTGCGTCCGCCGCGTCCTGCGTGCCGATGGAGCTCACCGACACGCTCAAGGTGACCTACGACAGCGGTCAGGTCTGCGTGGAGCTCCGGCCGAGGGAGTCCGCGGCGCCGGTGGCCACCCCGTAG
- a CDS encoding tyrosinase family oxidase copper chaperone translates to MLRTGLTTVTAAAATTAALWPMLAAGEPGTTATDTAYTANSADTADGKDAGAPGAGAAQTPPADGTGAVLFDEVYRGRRIQGYDSAAPSGVEILVDGRPLEVMRRVDGSLISMANHYQPYPTPRETARAAVDVIGRAPLSAIAPHHH, encoded by the coding sequence GTGCTCAGAACCGGCCTCACCACGGTGACCGCCGCGGCCGCTACGACGGCGGCGCTGTGGCCGATGCTCGCCGCCGGAGAGCCGGGCACCACGGCGACGGACACGGCATACACAGCGAACTCAGCGGACACAGCGGACGGCAAGGACGCCGGGGCCCCGGGGGCCGGGGCCGCTCAGACGCCGCCGGCGGACGGCACGGGCGCGGTGCTCTTCGACGAGGTCTATCGGGGACGCCGTATCCAGGGCTACGACTCGGCCGCGCCCAGCGGGGTGGAGATCCTCGTGGACGGACGTCCCCTTGAGGTCATGCGGCGGGTGGACGGCAGCCTGATCAGCATGGCCAACCACTACCAGCCGTACCCGACCCCGCGCGAAACCGCCCGGGCCGCGGTCGACGTGATCGGACGGGCCCCGCTGTCCGCGATCGCCCCGCACCACCACTGA
- a CDS encoding tyrosinase family protein, translated as MYTRVNQRNLTSAQRARFVQAVLELKRRGGYDKYVRLHGQYFAADGETGLRVAHMAPTFFPWHRQFLLTFEGELRGIDPQVTVPYWDWTRDRAADSPLWDPDFMGGDGRDRDGQVTTGPFAYRTGDWPIVYGVTNERYLTRNIGRPDRPIVLPTAAELNDALTTAVYDTAPWNSGQNTRGFRNKIEGWTVSDTQGGYLHNRVHQWVGGHMIGGTSPNDPVFWLHHAFIDLIWARWQRAHPGSGYLPARPLSAADPQHGRVISADEPMPPFDVKPSELWDHRRFYTYEEG; from the coding sequence GTGTACACCCGTGTGAACCAGCGGAATCTGACCAGCGCCCAGCGCGCGCGGTTCGTCCAGGCCGTCCTGGAACTCAAGCGAAGGGGCGGGTACGACAAGTACGTCAGGCTGCACGGCCAGTACTTCGCCGCCGACGGCGAGACCGGACTGCGGGTGGCCCACATGGCGCCCACGTTCTTCCCCTGGCACCGGCAGTTCCTGCTCACCTTCGAGGGCGAACTGCGCGGTATCGACCCGCAGGTCACCGTCCCGTACTGGGACTGGACCCGGGACAGAGCGGCGGACTCACCGCTGTGGGACCCGGACTTCATGGGCGGCGACGGACGGGACCGCGACGGCCAGGTGACGACCGGCCCCTTCGCGTACCGGACCGGCGACTGGCCGATCGTCTACGGCGTCACCAACGAGCGCTATCTGACCCGGAACATCGGCCGCCCGGACCGGCCGATCGTGCTGCCGACGGCGGCCGAGCTGAACGACGCGCTGACGACGGCGGTCTACGACACCGCGCCGTGGAACTCCGGGCAGAACACGCGGGGCTTCCGCAACAAGATCGAGGGGTGGACGGTCAGCGACACCCAGGGCGGCTATCTGCACAACCGGGTGCATCAGTGGGTCGGCGGCCACATGATCGGCGGCACCTCACCGAACGATCCGGTGTTCTGGCTGCACCACGCCTTCATCGACCTGATCTGGGCCCGCTGGCAGCGGGCGCACCCCGGCTCCGGCTACCTGCCCGCCCGGCCGCTGTCGGCGGCGGACCCCCAGCACGGCCGGGTGATCAGCGCGGACGAGCCGATGCCGCCCTTCGACGTGAAGCCGTCGGAACTGTGGGACCACCGCAGGTTCTATACGTACGAGGAGGGCTGA
- a CDS encoding chaplin, whose amino-acid sequence MSRIAKAAAITAAAGAVLAGGAGVAAADAGAAGAAVGSPGVLSGNLLQVPVHVPINLCGNTIDIIGLLNPAFGNQCENSSTGFGGAGGGDNGAQY is encoded by the coding sequence ATGTCGCGTATCGCAAAGGCTGCGGCGATCACCGCCGCCGCGGGTGCCGTTCTGGCCGGTGGCGCCGGTGTGGCCGCTGCCGACGCCGGTGCCGCGGGTGCCGCGGTCGGTTCGCCGGGTGTGCTCTCCGGCAACCTCCTGCAGGTTCCCGTGCACGTTCCGATCAACCTCTGCGGCAACACCATCGACATTATCGGGCTGCTCAACCCGGCGTTCGGCAACCAGTGCGAGAACTCCTCCACCGGTTTCGGCGGCGCCGGTGGCGGCGACAACGGTGCCCAGTACTGA
- a CDS encoding DUF5949 family protein: MSQTNTASAPSLQSRLGTLVVIPWAGAYEDGADMPFLMAYSLGDGVDGPEGTGDAVTAAAKEIGLPVGGAILEIEHAPKVPVKLLVEGGKAVLTMPYLHVTCPVPDQWTAAARARGRVYVILASRPWPTAAPGTEVTEEALRAFASDEDVLRSAAHCLVPIGSLR, translated from the coding sequence ATGAGCCAGACCAACACGGCGTCCGCGCCGTCACTCCAGAGCCGCCTGGGCACCCTCGTGGTGATCCCGTGGGCCGGCGCATACGAGGACGGCGCCGACATGCCGTTCCTGATGGCGTACTCGCTCGGCGACGGGGTGGACGGGCCCGAGGGGACGGGGGACGCGGTGACCGCCGCGGCCAAGGAGATCGGGCTGCCGGTGGGCGGCGCGATCCTGGAGATCGAGCACGCCCCGAAGGTACCGGTCAAGCTGCTCGTCGAGGGCGGCAAGGCGGTCCTCACCATGCCGTATCTGCATGTGACCTGCCCGGTCCCCGACCAGTGGACGGCGGCTGCCCGGGCGCGCGGCCGGGTGTACGTCATCCTCGCCTCCCGCCCCTGGCCCACGGCCGCCCCCGGCACGGAGGTCACCGAGGAGGCGCTGCGCGCGTTCGCCTCCGACGAGGACGTGCTGCGCTCGGCCGCGCACTGCCTGGTTCCGATCGGCTCGCTGAGGTAG
- a CDS encoding J-domain-containing protein, translated as MTERKPPGVPFETWVDKQIREAEARGDFADLPGVGKPLPSLNTPYDEMWWIKGKMQREGLSFLPPSLLLRKEAEDAVEAVSRARSEGQVRRIVAEINEKIEAAIRRPPEGPPLGLAPFDAEQVVADWRAGQPEGNAQAG; from the coding sequence ATGACCGAACGCAAGCCGCCGGGTGTCCCCTTCGAGACATGGGTCGACAAGCAGATCCGCGAGGCCGAGGCGCGCGGTGACTTCGCCGACCTGCCGGGCGTCGGCAAGCCGCTGCCGTCGCTGAACACCCCTTACGACGAGATGTGGTGGATCAAGGGGAAGATGCAGCGCGAGGGGCTGTCCTTCCTGCCGCCGTCGCTGCTGCTGCGCAAGGAGGCGGAGGACGCGGTGGAGGCCGTGTCGCGGGCCCGCTCCGAGGGACAGGTACGGCGGATCGTCGCGGAGATCAACGAGAAGATCGAGGCAGCGATCAGGCGCCCGCCGGAGGGCCCGCCGCTGGGCCTCGCGCCCTTCGACGCCGAACAGGTCGTGGCCGACTGGCGCGCGGGTCAGCCGGAAGGCAACGCCCAGGCGGGCTGA